The genomic window TTATCGAATTTTATTCACCCGCCAAACTTTTTGCGAGATAACCTTCGCCCTAACCCTTAGCTCAACTCGGACCCCGCCTGCATTGCCTTCCGCTCTCTCTCAGCTTCTCGCTTCCTCGGCTCCGCTCAGCGCTTCGGTGCAGGCGGGTCCGGTTAGCTCCATTCGTTAGGCGTGCATCATAGGAATCAAAATGAACAATAGGATTCGAACCATGTTCCTTCTCGCGACTTTCTGTACGCTTCTTTTCGCAATGAACTGCCAACAGCCTTCATCTGAACGCACCTCTGCCTATAGAGGGCAGCAAATTACCGAATTTAATGAATCGGTCGCTAATTCCCTCCCCGTTATCCAAGATGAATCGGCGCTCAATGGGCGCAGGTACTCAGTGATCCAAGATCTTGAAAATGTTTGGCCAAAGAGAACCGGCGAAACCTTAGAGAAGGCCAGTGCTGTAGCTGGTCTTCGGTACCAGGCATGGAAACTAAAGGCCGATGCTCTAATATTTATTGGTATCTCCACCAAATCCACGACTCCGGATAAGAATGGTTACATTGAATTCATCGCACGAGGGAAGGCTATAAAATTTCTAAAGTAATCCGTGCATGCCTAACCCTTCGCTCAAGTCGGACCCAACCTGCACGGCCTGCTTTCCTCTCTCTTCATTCGTCCTTCTCAACTTCGTTCAGCTTTTCGGCTGCAGGTCGGGCCGCTTAGCTTTATTCGTTAGGCCTCGAAAAGCCACACCTCACATCGCTTTAAGGCACTTCGCATTTCCCACTCGTCTCGCAATTCTTTCGTTCTTTCAATCGTCCGCTCGGTTTCCTCGTCGTCTCGGTCCATGCCTCGGCAAACCTGGCGTCTCGGCCTAACCTTCAGCTCAACTCGGACCCCGCCTGCATTGCCTTCCGCTCTCTCTCAGCTTCTCGCTTCCTCGGCTCCGCTCAGCGCCTCGGTGCAGGCGGGTCCGGTTAGCTCCATTCGTTAGGCGTCGCATCGATGGCCTCTGATTACCAGCAGAACATCCAAACTAGCCAATTCCTCGAACTGGCCGAAACGAAATTCGCCGGTGAAAGCAAGGTCTCACTCTATGTTCAGGGATGGGAAGACGGCGACCACTACCTTGAACTATGTAATGAAAATGGTGGTGTCGTCCCTTCAAGACACGAGTTGTTCAAAACCTTGCCATTCCACTACTCCGGCCCCAATTGGTCCGAAACCCTATGCCGGTTGAACCAATTTCTTTCCCACCCGCATCTCGGAACTGAATCCGGGGCTTACAAGTTCCCCTACGACATTTTCCTTTCAACTCCAGGAATGGCTATTGTCTACAACCCATTGCTCCTTGCTCTTCGTCAATACAAGCCCACCATCCACGAGCGCCTCTTCGGGCTGGCTTTACCCGCCTGGCAGAATGAAAGCCAACCATCCTTTTGAATGGCGAACCGCCTAACCCTCCGCTCAAGTCGGACCCCGCCTGCATTGCCTTCCGTTCTCTCTCAGCATTTCGCTATCCCGGCTCCGCTCATCGCTTCGGTGCAGGCGTGGCCGCTTAGCTTCATTCGTTAGGAGCTTTCGCCTCATGGCATCAGCTGGGAACGACCGATTTTTATTGATGTTCACTCCAGAGCAATGGACGCCCCTAGAACAATTCATCCGATTCATGGGCCCACCATTCCCTGTCAACAGACCTCTATCACATTCGGTTCGCTCATGTGATAGCCACATTAGGAAATTCAAAATATTGGCAAATCTAGCAAATCGTCTATACCCAGGCATCGACGAGGATCTGGCCGAATTGAAGGAGAATGGGTACACAAGCAACGCCCGGAGCAACGAGTACTCAGCTGTAGTCGAAACTCTTGCATGCGAGCTATATGCCGCTTTAGATTGCCTAAGAACAACTCTTTATCACATATACAGAAATGTACAAGGAATACAAAACAGCTCTACCAAAAAATTGTTCGATAAGGCCATCTCTTCCTCCTATGGAGTCGGATTTCCGGAAACAATCAGACTCCTCCTATCTCAGGCTGCGGACGATTGGTTCCCAAAGCTCCGTAAATTAAGAACTGAGCTCACACATGGCGGTACTGGTTCGTGCCACAAAGACAAAGTAAGCACTCAAATCAGGTATATTCACGAGGGCCTCGGAGACGGCTATAGAGCATACATAATTGACAATATTCATTCTGAAATCAATGCTTTCGCATCAGGAACTCTAAATCTGATTTATTCCATTTTTCAGCAACTGTACAACCAGCTAGACCCATCTGATACCACTCAATTCTGTGGAATTTATAAGGGTAGAGTATATTCTAGGACGGCTATCCCAGAACAACCACCGACTCAATCAATGGGCACTTGCACCGCTTATTCATGGTTCAACAATGAACCCGATTTAGCTTGTCCGCTTCGTGAAGAGTGTGGTGCATACAAACGGGCCCACGCACGCTCCTAACCTTTCGCTCAAGTCGGACCCCGCCTGCACGGCCTCCCGCTCTCTCTCAACACTTCGCTATCTCGGCTCCGCTCATCGTCTCGGTGCAGGCGCGGCCGCTTAGCTTCATTCGTTAGGCAGGCTTCGATGATTCTCCGAACTTCGATGGCAGCCATTCTCATCGCGGCCCCAGTTTCACTGAGGTCGCAAGCACCACCTGTTAAATACGATGAGCATTCTCCGATCAACAAGTTCATCCCATTCGGAAGAGACTTTTTCAAAAGCCATCGGGGATCTGTCCTTCGTCATTGGATGGAGAAATACCACAACTCGAATTCAGAGCTTGATGGTGAATGGCACACGGAACTACATCGCGGCTTCCGATTCGAATTCATTCGAGGCGATCGCTACACCAAAGATGAACTGGGTAGCGTCGTCATTACAGATCCAACGATTCCGCTCCCACTTGGATTGGCGCTCGGTGACAGCAAGGAGAAGGTTCTGAAAATCCTGGGACCAGCTGCAATCACCAAAGAAGATTCATTCGAGTACGAACTCAGTTTTGAAATGTGTTTCCTCACCATGCGGTTCACTCGGGGGCGCCTAATCGAAATCGAGATCTCGTATGATCACGAGTAAGAATAACGCACACCATTACTGTATTCAGGCCTGCCTAACCCTCCGCTCAACTCGGACCCCGCCTGCATTGCCTTCCGCTCTTTCTCTTCATTCCTCTTCCTCGGCTTCGTTCGTCGCCTCGGTGCAGGCGGGGCCCGGTTAGCTTCATTCGTTAGGCGGCTCTTCTAGAGGTCCCTATGAGTTCTCCCCTCGCACTTCTATGGCTAGAGTTATGTATAGGCACAAATTCCATCGGGTTTCTTTACTCACAGCCTTCGGGGTTGATGGAAACGCCAGTAGTTATTGAAGGCAAGTCAACCCTCATCCATGTTCAGAACCCAAGGCCAGGAGAGAAGAACGAGTACTTTGACCTCGCGGATTCTACCGAGTGGTTTCGACCAGTCCAGATGTGCAAGGCTAGATTGGAATACCAGGCCTCCCTGGCAAAGCGTCTAGGTGAAGGTGGGCTCCTTCAACGAGGTCTACTGGAACGGCAGTACGCTTTGTACGCTGCCCAAGTGGGAAAACCTTCAAGGCGGGAATCCGAAAATGGCCGCCTCGTGCTCGATGGGCAGATTGGAAAGCAAAGGCCTGTCAACGCTTTGGAATGGTTGCTATTCCAACACCAGGCGAACCGATATCCCATGATTGAGCACCCAACCGAATTCTCTGCATACATCCTCAGAGGAAACGGCCGAATCCATGTCTACATGTCCGGTGGCGATACCATCGGTACAAAGCTAAGGCATGAGGTCACAGAAAGGGTCGCCCTTGACGTAAAGGCGGGTATGGACCTCATCACTCACTTGCACAATCATCCTTTCATGTTCGACCGCCAACCAGGAGATCGCCTCTATACCACTGAGGATTCACGAACCGATGTAGGTGGTGCACTCGCACCAAGCCTTACCGACGTGCAGGCTCTTCGACGCATGCACAATGACTTCGGATTGATAGGGGCCACAATCACAAACGGCCTGGACACATATGAGTTCAAAGCCGCTGAATTCGATCGTTTATCGGCCTGGGACTGAACTTGTATTGTGGTAATAGGATGTTTGTTATCCACAGCCGCCTAACCCTCGGCTCAACTCGGACCCCGCCTGTCTTGCCTTCCGCTCTCTCTCAGCATTTCGCTATCCCGGCTCCGCTCAGCGCCTCGGTGCAGGCGGGTCCGGTTAGCCTCATCCGTTAGGGCTCCTTTCAACGGAGAATTCAACATGACCAGTTGGCGCATCACACCAATCCTTTTAGGCCTTCTCTCTCTTTGTGCTTGCACAGGGCCAGTCGTGGTTCGCTCACATGTTTCCGGGGGCTATGTTCGTGCTCAGGGCTACAGCCGAGAGGAAAACTCGCGGGTCTTGGCCGAACTTCGAATTTTCGGGTCCGTCGATGCAGATTCCGTCCAATTCCAGGAAGAGACCCCACAAGGTCTGAATATTGAATACCAACCAGACCAAGTCACTGTCAGATGGGTGGTAGCCGAGGGGCGGATTGGTAAATGGAACAAGGCGCCTTACTTCGTGCTTGGCCGAAGTAAGGATCGTCCATTCAAGGTACGGATAGACTGCCAAACCAAGTCTTCAGTTCTAGTCGAGGCTTTTAGTGTCCCACCCGTTCGCCCCTAGAAATTCCTTCTTCACTTGCAATCGCCCTGGTCGCCCTAACCCTGCGCTCAACTCGGACCCCGCCTGCATTGCCTTCCGTTCTCTCTCAGTTTCACGCTTCCTCGGCTCCGCTCAGCGCCTCGGTGCAGGCGGGTCCGGTTAGCTTCATTCGTTAGGCCTCACATTTAGGAGAGAAGCCATGCCGTTTGACTTGGCGTCCTTACTTTCAGCTGGTGGTGGAGGCGCAGCCGTTGCATTCGGATTCTATAAATTCTTCGGTACAAAATGGCTCGAGTCGAAATTCCAAGCCTCAATCGAAAAGCTCCGTCATCAGCAACGTCAGGAACTTGAAACATTTAAGATTTCTACAAATTCTTCTCTCGATCGGCTCAACAAATTGAACCAAAGGGAATATGAAGTTTTACCGAAAGCCTGGGAGTTATTAGTCCTTCTCCAACTTCATGTATCAAGATTTGTAGCTTCCTATAAAGAATCACCGGATCTGAAGAGTATGTCAGATCCCCAATTTGAAGAATTTGTAACCCAAAGTGATATGGCAGATTTTCAGAAAACCGAGCTGAGAATTGCACCTGATAGAAATAAATATCACCAAGAAATCACCTTTTGGCGCGAGTACAACTCAGCTCGTAATGCGTACAGCGACTATGCGAAATTTATAATGTTCAATTCCATCTTTTTCTCTCCCTCATTGAAAGATCTATTCAAAAAGGCCGATGAAGAATGTTGGGCGGCAATGTCTAGTCGAAAAATAGCAAAAGAGGCTGGCTCCTTCCCAGGACAGTACATGCAATTCTATGAACAGTGGGTAAAGGCGATGGAATCGTTGAAAAATTTAATGAATCAAATCGAAACTCTCGTCCAAGAACGTCTCAATCGAATCTGATCTTTGGTTCTTCGGCCTAACCCTCCGCTCAACTCGGACCCCGCCTGCAATGTCTTCCGCTCTCTCTCAACTTCTCGCTTCCTCGGCTTCGTTCATCGCCTCGGTGCAGGCGGGGCCGGTTAGCTCCATTCGTTAGGCCTCGAATAACAGGCTCGTCAGAACTCCGTTCGGCTGGTCAATTCGCCTGTTCGGCCGTTCTGCTTGACCTGGCCTAACCCTCCGCTCAACCCGAGTCCCGCCTGCATTGCCAGGCGCTCTCTTTCTTGCTCTGGCCATCTCGACTTCGCTCATTGCCTTGGCGCAGGCAGGCCCGGTTAGCTCACTCGTTAGGCGTCGAACCCTCAAAGACCAAAGGTGTAAATGAAAACCGCGCTACTCGTAGTTGACATGCAAATCAGCCTCATCGATGAGGGGCCGTGGAACTCCGAAGCCCTAATGAGCAAAGTAGAGAAACTGATTGAACTTGCCCGCCTGAATTCGGTTCTTGTTGTATTTGTGGTGGATCACCGCGTTGAACCCAATATGTCCCTGCACCCACGGATGCAAACCATATCAGGTGACCTTCATATAACAAAACATTTCTGCGATTCTTTTCTCGATACTCCACTGGATGAAGAATTACAAATACGAGGCATCAAGCACCTGGTGATCGCAGGGTTACAAACTGATTACTGTATTGATACTACCTGCAGACGAGCTGCTTCACTTGGATACACCGTCCAACTCGCAAGTGATGCACACTCCACCTTCCCGCACCATGATCTAAATGCGGAGCAAATCATCGCGCACCACAATTGGACCCTTCGGCATTTCTCGGCAGGGAAGGGCTCGGTTTCTGCTGTTAAAAGCGAGCACATCCATTTCGCCTAGCCTTCGTTCAACTTGAACGCTGCCGCTGCGGGGCGCTGTTCGCCCTTCCGCGCCGCTCGGGCAGCGCCGGTCAACTCCCATCGTTACAACGCCATCCAGCCACCCCGTCAATTCGGACAGGGAACTGCACCTATTTGCATTCGAATGATAAAATACTATTCGGTCGGCATAAGTGAATGAGGAGTTCTTGGGATGGTACAAACGCTTTCACAGATCGCACTACGAGTCGTAAATCACATCCCCGCAATGGTGGCCTATTGGGATCGTAGTCAAAGATGCGTCTTTTCCAATAACGCTTACCTCGAATGGTTCGGAAAGACGCCAGAGCAAATGGTTGGAATGACCATGAAAGAATTGCTAGGCCCCATCTACGAAAAGAACCTTCCCTACATACTTGCGGCGCTCAATGGCCAAAAACAGGTGTTTGAGCGGCGAATCCCACTACCTCAAGGTAACCATCGAGATACCATTGCCACATACACGCCGGACATCGTTGATGGAGAAGTTCTCGGCTTTTCCGTTCTCGTGGCTGATGTAACGCTACTTCGCGAACGCGAAGCAGCATTGGAGCAGGTCGTACGAGAGAAGGAAGAGGTCCTTGCCCAAGTCAGAGAACTGACTGGGCTCCTGCCGGTGTGTGCATGGTGCAGAAAAGTTAAAGACGACGACGGTTACTGGCTCCAATTTGAAGAATATGTGAAAGACCACTCAAAAGCAGAATTCACCCATGGAATCTGCCCGGACTGTAGTGGAAAGCTAAAAGAATGACCGAGCTCCTCGTTGTGCCAATCGGATCTTGACCCTCAGCTCAACTCGGCCCCGCCCGCACTGTCTCCCGTTCTCTCTCATCCTCTCGCTTCCTCGACTCCGCTCAGCGTCTCGGTGCAGGCGGGTCCGGTTAGCTTCATTCGTTAGGCCTCCCGCAAACCGCGAAACCAGCATCAACCAAGGTATAGGGCACCATGGCTAAATACCTGATCTCCTTCCCCAGTGCCGCGATGGTCGTTCCCTCCGGTGAGTTGGAGGCAGTGGGCCGCGATGC from Geothrix sp. includes these protein-coding regions:
- a CDS encoding PAS domain-containing protein: MVQTLSQIALRVVNHIPAMVAYWDRSQRCVFSNNAYLEWFGKTPEQMVGMTMKELLGPIYEKNLPYILAALNGQKQVFERRIPLPQGNHRDTIATYTPDIVDGEVLGFSVLVADVTLLREREAALEQVVREKEEVLAQVRELTGLLPVCAWCRKVKDDDGYWLQFEEYVKDHSKAEFTHGICPDCSGKLKE
- a CDS encoding isochorismatase family protein, with product MKTALLVVDMQISLIDEGPWNSEALMSKVEKLIELARLNSVLVVFVVDHRVEPNMSLHPRMQTISGDLHITKHFCDSFLDTPLDEELQIRGIKHLVIAGLQTDYCIDTTCRRAASLGYTVQLASDAHSTFPHHDLNAEQIIAHHNWTLRHFSAGKGSVSAVKSEHIHFA